TGGCACCTTCGGGGTGAATATCAGTAGTTTTTATAACCGGCTCAAATGGCGGCGAAGTCCATAATTCTAACGGATCCGGCGGTTGTACATCGTAGTGTCCGTAAACTAAAACCGTTGGAAGATTTGGGTCTATTATTTTTTCTCCATAAATAATTGGGTAACCTGGAGTATCACAAATTTCAACTAAATCGCAGCCCGCTTTAGATAAACTTTCTTTTACAGCTTCTGCCGTGTCGATTACGTCTTGAGAATATGCAGTGTCGGCACTAACCGACGGAATTTTTAATAATTCGATCAATTCATTGATAAACCGATCTTTATGTTGTTGAACGTAGGACTTAATATTTTCCATTTAAATAATTTTTATAGAAAACCAAAAGTACAAAAAAGAGAATTAAAAAAAATTTTCAAAAAATGCTTTGATTATTCAAAAGTATGCTTATCTTTGCACCCACAATTACCGCGGATATGGCGAAATTGGTAGACGTGCCAGACTTAGGATCTGGTGCCGCAAGGCGTGTAGGTTCGAGTCCTATTATCCGCACTAAAAAGAAGCTTCTGAAGATTTTTCAGAAGCTTTTTTGTTTTTGGTGTATTTTCTTGCTTAAACAAACATCCACACAATAAGCATAATTATTACCACAAAATCTCCAATATTGTCATTTTGACGTATAGAGAAATCTTCACGAGAAACTCCACAAAGATTGGAATTTCGGCACTTAGTTACTTGCGAAGATTTCTCCTCCGTCGAAATGAACTACGATTAAAACTCAATTTCTTTATTCAATATCAATATCTAAATAAGGATCTAAAACTTCTGCCAATCTATTTAGCCAATAAAAATCATCATCGATATGATTTATTTCAGATTCTAAAGTTTCGCACCCGCGCATTGAGCTTAATGAAAGCGCATAATTAACTTCTCTTATTGTTTTCGCCATATCTTTTGGGTCAATTACTTTTGTAAAGAAACCTTTTAATCTCGTTTCAAGTTCTTCTGAAAGATGATTTGTACTCATAATTTTAGATTTAAAATATCGCAAAAATCATTAGAACTAAATTTCATTTGAACCCATATATGCCTTCAACTTTAATTATTTTTTCCATATAGAAAATTAAACTTCGGCTAAAGCCATTCCCTAAAATCATAAAAAAAACCTCCAGCTAAAGCAGGAGGCAATTTATAAAACTTCATATTTAAACATTTAGTTTGTCATTTCGACGTAAGGAGAAATCCCACGCGGGATTCACGTACTGTTGCGGAGTTTCTAGTGCGATTTTCGTTCCTCGAAATGACAAAACTTTGTGACTTCAGTTATTGAAAACTGTTATGGAGTTACTTGCGGAGATTTCTCGTTCCTCGAAATGACAACTTTACGGAAACTATCTTCCAAAACTGCTGCGGAGTTTCGAGTGTGATTCTTCGTTCCTCGAAATGACAAACTTTATGGTTACGATGCGGAGCTGCTTGCAGAAATTTCTCGTTCCTCGAAATGACAACTTTGCGGCAACTATCTGCCAAAACTGTTGCAGAGTTTCGAGTGAGATTCTTCGTTCCTCAGAATGACAAACTTTGTGGTTATAACTTTAAAATCTCTCGCAAAGGCGCGGAATCGCAAAGTCCAATCACTTTTCACCAATTACTTTTCACTAATTACTTTTCACTAATTACTTTTCACTAATCACTAATTACTTTTTACCTAAAAGCTCAAGAATCTTATCCACATTTACTTCGCTGTAATCGTTGATATAAAAATCACAAGGCGGAAGCTGTTCTTTTGTATGCGTACTTAAAACACCTACAACTTTCATTCCTGCATTTAATCCTGCCGAAACTCCCGAAAAAGAATCTTCGAAAACCACACAGTCAGATGGCGAAACGCCAACACGCTCTGCCGATTTTAAATATACTTCGGGATTTGGTTTATGAAACGTAACATCTTCGCTAGACATCATCGAATCCATTTTTTGGTCGAGTTTCAGGAAATTAGCAATCAAATCGAGATTGGCACGCGGTGCCGATGTTGCAACGGCTGTTTTGAATCCGCGGGATTTTAGTTCTTCCAAAAACTGCATATAATGCGGAATCGTTTCGACTTTGTCTTTGTAAATCTCACGAAACATTCCTTCTTTTTCGTCTTCAAGCTTGATTAATTCTTCTCCTTCGATAGAACGCTTAAAGAAATGTGACATGATATAACTATTGTGTTTTCCGTACATATGTTCTTCAAATTCTTGATTGGTGTACGGAATTTTATATTTATCGAAAAATGCCTCGAAAGCTACTACATGATGCGGATTGGTGTGACAAATCACGCCGTCCATATCAAAAATCACACATTGCTGGCTCATATTATTATTTTATTTTTTAAACGGGTGCAAGATACGATCATTTATACGGTTTGTAAAATTTAGGCGTTTAAGAAAATAAGATATTATAACTTTGTTTTTACAGATTGTACATTATCATGGAAAAAATAAAACACAAAGACAAAAATGTTATTTGGGAAAGCAAAACCAAACAAATCATTTTGATTATTATCTGTTTCTTATTCACTTTCATGGTTTTATGGACAGGAAAAGTGAATGAAATTCGTTTTTGGTTTCCATTAATTTTATTTGGAGGGGGAGGATTCTTTGTTCTTATTAGATTTTTAAACCCAAAAAACTTGTTTGTTTCTCCAAATTCAACATTAGGAAAAGAAATAATTTCTTTGCAGACCGTAGAAAATCAAAACGATTTAGGAATATTTACATACAACGAAGACAGTTTTACCATCGCTGATGAAAATCATTCTAAAACATACAGATGGAACGAAATTAAAACCGTTTTTGCTTATAAAACAGATTTATTAACCGAAGACGAAATTTGTATTGACGTTTATACTCAGGATTCAAACAAATTCACCATTTCTGAATCGACCTGGGGATGGTTTCAATTTATCAGCAGATTAAGCGAAAACATTAAATCCATCAAAATCGATTGGTATGTAAACATCATAAGTCCTGCTTTTGAAAAAAACTTAACCTTACTTTACGATAAAGAAAACCGAAAAGTAGAAGAGATCATAAAACAGGATTTTAATTAATTACTACAAAAGAAATTCTCTAATCTGTGACGAATTACACAGAGATTCGCTGAGTTTTTTTTGAATCTCGCAGAGTCGCTGAGTTTTTTGTTTCACGCAGATTTAAAAAAGATTTTAGCAGATATACGCAGATTATTTATTCTTAAAATCTTAAAAATAAATCTGCTTAAATCTGCAAAATCTGCGTGAAACAAAATCCTTTTAATCTTATTATCCCGATAACTACAGGAAAAGTTAAACAAAGAAATTTTTCAAGATTAATTTTAATTATAAGCATACATAATCCGTTAAACCTGCCAAATCTGCGAGAGAAAAAAATCTTCTGTTAAAAATCCGTGTGAAACCAATCCTTTTAACTAATCCAGAGTTTTTTCTTTTTAAAGAAATTTGCCGTATGTCTTAAATGCTGATTACATGCAATTAGAATTATCAAAACCACTAAACCGTACCCTACGATGGTATAAATTTCCATATCGGCCAACAGGGCGGATTGTTTGGTCACGGTGCCGAAGATCTTTTTCATAGCCAGAACACTCGCATTATCTGCAGAATATCCTTTAGCAATAAAACTTTGTGTGGTTTTAGTGATTGTTTCCTGAGCTTCGGGATTTTCGCCGGTTACGAATTGGCTCAATTTCAGGAAGTGTTTTTTACTCAGGAATACCATTGCATTCTGCATAACGCAAAAACCAATTGTACTTCCCCAAAAACGCCCCGAAACGCCAACAATTCCAGACGAAACCGCCATTTTTGCCGGAACCGATGATGTGGTAAACAGAATTAAGGGAACGAATAAAAATCCAACGCCAATTCCTTGCAAGGTATAAGGAATCACAATATCGCTCAGTGCCACATCGGGCACAAAAAGAAAGGTGAACCAAAAATGGAATACCGCAATAAGCGTAAAACCAATCATGAAAATAACTTTGGTCGATACTGATTTCATCAGAAAAAAAGCAGCCAAAACAAGTCCAATCACGTTTCCTAAAGCATTAATGTACTGCACGCCCGCAACGCGCGAAGGATCCCAGTTCCAGATCGAATACATCGTCGAATGACAAAGACTGAGCGTTGCCCTGCTTATATAGAAAAGGAAAAACAATACAAAACCAATGCGTAGGTTGGCGTATTTAAAAACGTCAAAGTTAAAACTTGGTCTTTTTACCAAAAGTTCTTTAAAGATGAATAAACCGCCGGTAACCATCGAAAAGGCAAGCATGAAAACCATTTCGGCAGAGTCGAACCAGTATTTTTTTTCGGCATAAACAAAAAAGTAGGCACCGCAGAGAATCGAGGTTAAAACCAAAAAATAACTCATCCAGTCGATTTGATACAAAGGAATTTTCTTTGTTATGCGGTGCCCTCTAAAAGTAACTAAGATTAAAAAAACATTGAGAACCTGAAGCATTCCAGAAACATACAACATGTATTTCCAGTCGTAATGATCCAGAAACCAAACAGCAATATTCATAATAAACGGCGTGGACAACAACAACGAGCCATAATAAAATGAAAAACCAATGATAATGGCGTTTTTAGAATTAAACTGTTCTATAAGCAGCTGTCTTATCGTGATTACCGGAAGTGCCATAAGGATCCCCTCTACAACACGCATTAATAAAAAAACAGCAAAATTGGTAATATAAGCCGATGACACAATTGTAATCCCTATTAAGGAATAAACTGCCATGAGGTAATTTTTGGCCGGAAAGAAACTCGAAAACCGGCTTTCTATTAAAATAGTTCCAAGGAGCGTTCCGTACGTTACACACATGGCATACTGAAGATCCTCCGGCTCGACGTCCAGAAAACTTGCCGCATAGGTTACGTTTGATGTATAAACGCCCAATAAAATCATGGAATGTAAAAGACAGACGAACAAAATAATAATGATCGCCCATTTTGGAACCCAGGATTTAAATATACTTATATCTTCCATTTTATTCGTGTGCAGCAACAACGGTAATGTTCATTCCTGCTCTTAAAAAATCGGTTTGTTTGTCATTGCCTTTTAACAGAATTCGCACCGGAATTCGCTGTTCGATTTTTATAAAATTTCCGGTTGCATTATCAGGAGGAAGAAGTGAAAATCTCGCGCCGCTCGCAGGCGATAACGAAGCAACTGTGCCTGTAAAAACTTTATCGCTTACGGCATCGGCTTTAATTTCGACTTCCTGACCAACGGTTAAATACTGCAGCTGCGTTTCTTTAAAATTGGCTGTAACCCACTTTTCTTTGCTTACAATGGAGAGCAGCGACTGGCCTTCTTTCACCATTTGTCCCGGCTGTAAAGTTCTTTTTCCAACCCAGCCGTCGTAAGGAGCCGTGATAATTGTGTACGAAAGAAACAAAGCGGCATTATCAGCAGCAGCCTGTCTTGATGCAATATTCGTTTGCGTTGCAGGCACATTGGCCTGAGCAGCAGAAGTACTTAATGCAGATGAATGAATTCTGTTTTTCATTTCCTGAAAATGCGCCTGAGCCAATTCATACTCGGCTTTGACTTTTTCTAATTGCTGCGAAGTCGCCGCTTCTTCTTTTACCAAAGCTTTATATCGTTCGTATTCGAGTTTGGTTTTCCAAAGATTCGATTTTGCAGCCTCTAACTGTGCTTCATTTATTGCTGTTGCACTTGCTGTATTTATAGCGTTTTTCTCGGCAACTACACTGTTTTGTTTTGCGTTTTGAACATCAGCCAGAGCCACATTTAGTTTCGACTGATATTCTCTGTTATCAATTACCACCAGAGTATCGCCTTTATGTACAAACTGGTTTTCTTCAAAACGAACTTCCTGCACATAACCCGTAATTCTGGACATAATTGGCGTAACGTATTGTTCTACCTGAGCGTCATTGGTTTCTTCGTGGTTTCGATTAAATACATAAAACCAAATCCCTAAAATAAGACCGCTTACCACAAGCCCGCACGCAATAACTGTTATTAGTATATGAAACGATCTGTTTGTACTAGTTTCATTTTTTATCTTAACCATCTTCTATCTCTTTATCTTAGTTTTTTAAGTCTTTTCTCTTGCTTCTTTCTTCTATCAAGTCTTTCCTCTTGCTTCTTTCTTCTAACTTTTCACATTTAACTTCCTGCATTAGGCATAATCCCCGCCGTGTGCATCATCTCATAATGTTTAAGAACCGCATCTAATCGGGTAGAAATTTTATTATATTTCGCCTGCAGCAAAGCATTATCAGCATCGACCATTTCGGTAATTAAAACCAGCTGGTTTAAGTATTTCAGTTTTACGATTCGGTAGTTTTCTTCGGCTAAATCCAGGGCCTTGTCCACAACGACAAACTTTTCAAGGATTTCCTGATATTGTGTGTGTTCTTTGTACAACTGATCCTGAATTTCTTCTTTTATAATTTCAGCCTGCATTTCCTGCACATCGATTCTGGTATTGGCTTTTGCCATTTTGGTTTTGTTTTTATACAAAGCCGAAAGATCAAAACGCGCCTCGATTCCTACCTGACCTAAAGTGTACAAATACGGATTGGGCGGAAAGAATTTGTAGTTTGGATAATAAAATCCATAATTCCCAAAGAAATTTACACTTGGCAGATAATTCCCTTTTACCAATTGCAGTTCAGTCTTACTAATGTTTAGTTCCTGACTTGCCATTCGCATTTCTTCATTCTGCATTGCCTTATTCAAATAAAAATCATAAGGATCTAAACCATTCGTTTCATCCAGATTTGAAGTCGTATCGATAGCAATTTCTTCATTTTCCGGAATCTGAATTAAAGTCTTCAGATCATGAAGCGCTATTTTTATGTTTTTAGAATTTGTAAGCGCGTTAAGCTCACGATCTGAGAGCTGTAATTCGGCACGAATAACTTCATTTTTAGTTACCGTTCCGTGTTTTTGAAGCGACTGCACTTCTTTTAATCGGCTTTTTTCTTCTTTGATGTTTTCTTCAAATATTTTTTGAAGTTCCATCATTTTGTAAATCGCCAGATAGTTGGCCACAACTTCCAGCTCAATATCATTTTCTGTTTTTTCCGATTTTATTTTGGCAATTTCGTTTTCCTGATTCGCAATTTTAATCGCGTTGTTAATCTTGTTTCCAACGTAAATTGGCATTTTAAAAGTCGAATTTACCTCGTAGATTTCAGGAATTGCAGGCGTTACTTCTTTGTCTTTTAAGAAACTGCTTCCTTTAAATTCGGTAATGTTGGTAATTCTGGAGTACATTCCATTTAATTGCACATCCGGCAGTCTGAGTTCTTTTCTTTCTTTAATGTTTTGCTCAGCGAGCGTAATCTCCAGTTGAGATTTTAGAACTTTTTTGTTGTTTTCCTTCGCCAGTTTCATCGCTTCTTGTAAAGAAACTGTATGAACTTCCTGAGCTTGTAAGTTATTGAATGCTAATGCAGTTAAAAGTATCAATAAGCTTCTGGGGAAACAATCTTCTTT
This portion of the Flavobacterium gelatinilyticum genome encodes:
- a CDS encoding HAD family hydrolase — translated: MSQQCVIFDMDGVICHTNPHHVVAFEAFFDKYKIPYTNQEFEEHMYGKHNSYIMSHFFKRSIEGEELIKLEDEKEGMFREIYKDKVETIPHYMQFLEELKSRGFKTAVATSAPRANLDLIANFLKLDQKMDSMMSSEDVTFHKPNPEVYLKSAERVGVSPSDCVVFEDSFSGVSAGLNAGMKVVGVLSTHTKEQLPPCDFYINDYSEVNVDKILELLGKK
- a CDS encoding MFS transporter produces the protein MEDISIFKSWVPKWAIIIILFVCLLHSMILLGVYTSNVTYAASFLDVEPEDLQYAMCVTYGTLLGTILIESRFSSFFPAKNYLMAVYSLIGITIVSSAYITNFAVFLLMRVVEGILMALPVITIRQLLIEQFNSKNAIIIGFSFYYGSLLLSTPFIMNIAVWFLDHYDWKYMLYVSGMLQVLNVFLILVTFRGHRITKKIPLYQIDWMSYFLVLTSILCGAYFFVYAEKKYWFDSAEMVFMLAFSMVTGGLFIFKELLVKRPSFNFDVFKYANLRIGFVLFFLFYISRATLSLCHSTMYSIWNWDPSRVAGVQYINALGNVIGLVLAAFFLMKSVSTKVIFMIGFTLIAVFHFWFTFLFVPDVALSDIVIPYTLQGIGVGFLFVPLILFTTSSVPAKMAVSSGIVGVSGRFWGSTIGFCVMQNAMVFLSKKHFLKLSQFVTGENPEAQETITKTTQSFIAKGYSADNASVLAMKKIFGTVTKQSALLADMEIYTIVGYGLVVLIILIACNQHLRHTANFFKKKKLWIS
- a CDS encoding HlyD family secretion protein, which codes for MVKIKNETSTNRSFHILITVIACGLVVSGLILGIWFYVFNRNHEETNDAQVEQYVTPIMSRITGYVQEVRFEENQFVHKGDTLVVIDNREYQSKLNVALADVQNAKQNSVVAEKNAINTASATAINEAQLEAAKSNLWKTKLEYERYKALVKEEAATSQQLEKVKAEYELAQAHFQEMKNRIHSSALSTSAAQANVPATQTNIASRQAAADNAALFLSYTIITAPYDGWVGKRTLQPGQMVKEGQSLLSIVSKEKWVTANFKETQLQYLTVGQEVEIKADAVSDKVFTGTVASLSPASGARFSLLPPDNATGNFIKIEQRIPVRILLKGNDKQTDFLRAGMNITVVAAHE
- a CDS encoding TolC family protein, giving the protein MFLKIANSKEDCFPRSLLILLTALAFNNLQAQEVHTVSLQEAMKLAKENNKKVLKSQLEITLAEQNIKERKELRLPDVQLNGMYSRITNITEFKGSSFLKDKEVTPAIPEIYEVNSTFKMPIYVGNKINNAIKIANQENEIAKIKSEKTENDIELEVVANYLAIYKMMELQKIFEENIKEEKSRLKEVQSLQKHGTVTKNEVIRAELQLSDRELNALTNSKNIKIALHDLKTLIQIPENEEIAIDTTSNLDETNGLDPYDFYLNKAMQNEEMRMASQELNISKTELQLVKGNYLPSVNFFGNYGFYYPNYKFFPPNPYLYTLGQVGIEARFDLSALYKNKTKMAKANTRIDVQEMQAEIIKEEIQDQLYKEHTQYQEILEKFVVVDKALDLAEENYRIVKLKYLNQLVLITEMVDADNALLQAKYNKISTRLDAVLKHYEMMHTAGIMPNAGS